A DNA window from Polyodon spathula isolate WHYD16114869_AA chromosome 18, ASM1765450v1, whole genome shotgun sequence contains the following coding sequences:
- the LOC121331000 gene encoding uncharacterized protein LOC121331000: MSRLAYPSKSLNRNYSIDDLVLSADISSRATYCYILLALAGLTASIFILITFIRGCKGRKSLTKVDTFFFALSLTDLYLILCSVSVIACRPSYFETTSLNCAVLSFFFNISYFNSQFLQVAMLFFLTFEENRPSVALLIKALDNALACVGLTALGALLGSVFTTALLETGQQLNESLYCQLDPLQAGPRYDIAKFIVGIALPCLLLTLLLVKCLLLWKKSETGMGLAAKLKACSAFVAVASVTLVCRIFYNAVLLHRTSLKYGLGSFSPQQEALCNVAELVMFSGSCLSLVLIVSLHKPCREGMVKTLKSLKDPCSRIGRDETHRNIMTPTTEIAEQKEDTVSLHTKNQGEAPGATDSC, encoded by the coding sequence ATGAGCAGGCTTGCGTACCCGAGCAAAAGCTTGAACCGCAATTACAGTATAGATGACCTGGTCCTCTCTGCGGACATCTCCTCAAGAGCTACATACTGCTACATTCTCCTGGCACTGGCTGGTTTGACAGCCAGCATCTTCATCCTAATAACCTTCATCAGAGGCTGCAAAGGAAGAAAGAGCCTGACCAAGGTGGACACCTTCTTCTTTGCCCTTTCCCTCACCGACCTGTATCTAATACTCTGCTCCGTCTCTGTAATCGCATGCAGACCCAGCTACTTTGAGACCACCAGTCTGAACTGTGCGGTATTGTCGTTTTTCTTCAACATCAGCTACTTCAACTCTCAGTTTCTCCAAGTGGCCATGCTGTTCTTCTTGACGTTCGAGGAGAACCGCCCCAGCGTAGCTCTGCTGATAAAAGCGCTGGACAACGCTCTGGCCTGCGTCGGCCTCACAGCCCTCGGCGCCCTCCTCGGTTCAGTCTTCACAACGGCACTGCTGGAGACGGGCCAGCAGCTCAATGAGTCCCTCTACTGCCAGCTGGACCCCCTGCAAGCTGGACCCCGGTACGACATTGCCAAGTTCATTGTGGGGATAGCGCTTCCCTGCCTCCTCCTGACGCTCCTCCTCGTCAAGTGCCTCCTCCTTTGGAAAAAGTCAGAAACCGGAATGGGTTTGGCGGCCAAGCTCAAGGCTTGTTCTGCGTTCGTAGCTGTGGCCTCGGTGACGCTCGTCTGCAGGATCTTTTACAACGCCGTCCTGCTCCACAGAACCTCCCTCAAGTACGGGCTGGGCAGCTTCTCTCCGCAGCAGGAGGCCCTGTGCAACGTGGCGGAGCTGGTGATGTTCTCAGGTAGCTGCCTCAGCTTGGTGCTCATCGTCTCTCTTCATAAACCGTGCCGGGAAGGCATGGTAAAAACTCTGAAGAGCCTGAAAGACCCCTGCAGTAGAATCGGCAGGGACGAGACTCACAGGAATATCATGACGCCCACCACAGAGATCGCAGAGCAAAAAGAGGACACTGTGTCGCTGCACACCAAGAACCAGGGAGAGGCGCCCGGGGCAACCGACAGCTGCTGA